In Carettochelys insculpta isolate YL-2023 chromosome 11, ASM3395843v1, whole genome shotgun sequence, a genomic segment contains:
- the PDZRN3 gene encoding E3 ubiquitin-protein ligase PDZRN3 isoform X2 has protein sequence MGTQTEITFEHIMALTKMGSPPPAVSVLDPYLLPEDHSSVHEYYDPNDYMGGIHQEMDRDELELEEVDLHRVNSQDKLGLTVCYRTDDEDDIGIYVSEIDPNSIAARDGRLREGDRIIQINGIAVQNREEAVALLTSEESKNVSLLVARPEIQLDEGWLDDDRNDFLDDLHMDMLEEQHHQAMQFTASMLQQKKHEEDGGTTDTATILSNQHEKDSGVGRTDESTRNDESSEQENNADDHTTASNTLGSQKKLMYGHDTLRSGDMPFSNESFISADGTDTDFLSIPVDECERFRELLELKCQVKSSNPYSLYYHNSTLDMSKSDHESVDRELEMLNEELRNIELECLNIVRAHKMQQLKDQYREPWMLHNSGFRNYNTSIDARRHELSDITELPEKSDKDSSSAYNTGESCRSTPLTLQISPDNSLRRTMESLSGQGSEGAVAYNASQKNLLPGSESHESSSAKSLSSPKEPDLGKQLDGKERKASDGSKSPAQKLTGSYLSPYHHSPYKHAHIPAHAQHYQSYMQLIQQKSAVEYAQSQMSLVSMCKDFNSSSQGEPRMEWKVKVRSDGTRYITKRPVRDRLLRERAIKIKEERSGMTTDDDAISEMKMGRYWSKEERKQHLVKAKEQRRRREFMMQSRLDCLKEQQGVDEKKEMNIIELSHKKMMKKRNKKIFDNWMTIQELLTHGTKSPDGTRVYNSFLSVTTV, from the exons GAAGTGGACTTGCATAGAGTGAACAGCCAGGACAAGCTTGGCCTTACTGTGTGTTATAGAACTGATGATGAAGATGACATTGGTATTTATGTTAGCGAG ATTGATCCCAACAGCATCGCCGCAAGAGATGGTCGCCTACGAGAGGGAGATCGCATTATTCAA ATTAATGGCATAGCAGTACAGAACCGAGAAGAGGCTGTAGCACTCCTAACCAGTGAAGAGAGCAAGAATGTCTCCTTACTTGTAGCAAGACCAGAAATTCAG CTGGATGAAGGATGGCTGGATGATGACAGAAATGATTTTCTGGATGACTTACACATGGACATGCTAGAGGAACAGCACCACCAGGCAATGCAGTTTACTGCCAGCATGCTTCAGCAG AAGAAGCACGAAGAAGATGGGGGCACAACAGATACTGCCACTATTTTATCTAACCAGCACGAAAAAGACAGCGGGGTGGGACGCACAGATGAGAGCACACGGAACGATGAAAGCTCCGAGCAGGAGAACAATGCCGATGACCACACCACTGCCTCCAACACTCTGGGAAGCCAGAAGAAGCTGATGTACGGTCATGACACCCTAAGAAGTGGTGACATGCCATTCAGCAATGAGTCATTTATATCTGCTGATGGCACAGACACAGACTTCCTCAGCATCCCGGTGGATGAGTGCGAGAGATTCCGTGAACTGCTGGAGCTGAAGTGCCAAGTCAAATCTTCCAATCCATACAGTCTCTATTATCATAACAGTACACTGGATATGAGTAAGAGTGACCATGAAAGCGTTGATAGGGAGTTGGAGATGCTGAACGAGGAGCTGCGGAACATTGAGCTAGAATGTCTGAATATCGTCAGAGCTCACAAAATGCAACAGCTGAAGGATCAATACCGGGAGCCCTGGATGCTCCACAACAGTGGGTTCCGTAACTACAACACAAGCATTGATGCGCGCAGGCATGAGCTCTCCGACATTACAGAACTGCCAGAGAAATCTGACAAGGACAGCTCGAGTGCCTATAATACTGGTGAGAGCTGTCGGAGCACACCCCTCACCCTGCAGATTTCTCCTGACAATTCCCTGCGGAGAACGATGGAAAGCCTCAGCGGTCAAGGTAGCGAGGGGGCAGTGGCATATAACGCCTCCCAGAAGAATCTGCTGCCTGGCTCAGAAAGTCACGAATCCAGCTCTGCTAAATCTCTCTCATCACCTAAAGAGCCGGACCTTGGCAAGCAGCTAGATGGCAAAGAGAGAAAAGCCAGTGATGGAAGCAAAAGCCCAGCTCAGAAACTGACTGGCTCCTACCTCTCTCCGTATCATCACTCTCCCTATAAACACGCTCATATCCCAGCCCACGCTCAGCACTATCAGAGCTACATGCAGCTGATCCAACAGAAATCAGCTGTGGAATACGCACAGAGCCAAATGAGCCTAGTGAGCATGTGCAAAGACTTCAATTCGTCGAGCCAGGGTGAGCCCAGGATGGAATGGAAAGTCAAGGTCCGGAGTGATGGAACTCGCTACATCACCAAGAGGCCAGTCAGGGACAGGCTGCTGAGAGAACGTGCCATCAAGATTAAGGAAGAGCGCAGTGGTATGACGACTGACGACGACGCGATAAGTGAGATGAAGATGGGTCGCTACTGGAGCAAGGAGGAACGAAAGCAGCATTTGGTGAAAGCGAAGGAGCAGAGGAGGCGGCGTGAATTTATGATGCAGAGCAGGTTGGATTGTTTAAAGGAACAGCAAGGTGTAGACGAAAAGAAAGAGATGAACATCATTGAACTGAGCCACAAAAAAATGATgaagaaaaggaataaaaaaatctTTGACAACTGGATGACAATCCAAGAACTCTTAACCCACGGCACAAAGTCCCCCGATGGCACAAGGGTGTATAATTCTTTCCTGTCAGTAACTACTGTATAA